From a region of the Mobula birostris isolate sMobBir1 chromosome 28, sMobBir1.hap1, whole genome shotgun sequence genome:
- the LOC140188922 gene encoding neuronal PAS domain-containing protein 4-like has product MYRSTKGASKARRDQINAEIRNLKELLPISEADKSRLSYLHIMSLACIYTRKSVFFNPGIDAEECLPLISPQELADFVQSLPGFLMALSSEGKLIYVSENVSDHLGHSLVDLVAQGDSIYDITDSLDHLVLSSHLMQTSSPETERLFRCRFNTSRSVRRQSAGNKMVLIRGRYHQPPVGTYWSSKPVFIAFCSPLDTRPRLFENHLFLSFFQSRHSKDMMFVEASDSVSYYLGYQNSELVGKSWYNLVHPQDLSHASTHHYRLVSGRSEAKTEMVVRLQSKDGLWVWVYLAAQVECAEVPVLCHNYAISENEAWCLRQQLSEEEMDNQLFAYALPAPPPALESPSYLSSPDTVFTPLSGTPTSGVSAQSFDFSGICLEFVEGPAAAAPPEEGDGGRLLAPRGPQSQGEVESLPGTDPGSSELPELAYGDCVFGGESPTPPCTPRLPGAAFAFGGCDGYGPAAGELFYRTEVCAPLYEKLPPSPDSPGNGGGICAVMGFPKLRVPLSIHVPRTPEGLLTPEASPIKMPAAGCFGYLDGKERAEAMNWLNHSDPGEILPAGGSPTQASPLPTAAAAAPFLDFQDPKPWRGVDFAAVSYAPQEEEEEDEGDDVIENLLKDLEAPAVAGGTLGPTCSPKAGGSGGPGAAEPEAATSPDSRSATDLSPEEQSFLEELASYETVFETYVSRPPCDGFNAELHQLQRRSQGYFQQDGSGGDASF; this is encoded by the exons ATGTACAGGTCGACGAAGGGAGCATCGAAAGCGAGAAGAGACCAGATCAACGCGGAGATCAGGAATTTGAAGGAACTCTTACCCATTTCGGAGGCTGACAAGTCGAGACTCTCTTATCTACACATTATGTCCCTGGCGTGCATCTACACCCGGAAGTCGGTCTTCTTCAACCCGG GCATCGACGCGGAGGAGTGCCTGCCCCTGATCTCGCCGCAGGAGTTGGCGGACTTTGTGCAGTCCCTACCCGGCTTTCTCATGGCGCTGAGCAGCGAGGGGAAGCTCATCTACGTGTCCGAGAACGTCTCCGACCACCTGGGCCACTCACTG GTGGATCTGGTGGCGCAGGGCGACAGCATTTACGACATCACTGACTCCCTGGACCATTTGGTGCTGAGCTCTCATCTGATGCAGACCTCCTCGCCGGAGACGG AGCGTCTCTTCCGCTGTCGGTTCAACACCTCGCGCTCCGTACGGCGGCAGAGCGCCGGCAACAAGATGGTGCTGATCCGGGGCCGCTATCACCAGCCCCCGGTCGGCACATACTGGTCGTCCAAGCCGGTCTTCATCGCCTTCTGCTCGCCGCTGGACACCCGGCCGCGGCTCTTCGAAAACCACCTGTTCCTCTCCTTCTTCCAGAGTCGCCACTCCAAGGATATGATGTTTGTCGAGGCTTCCGACAG TGTCTCTTACTACCTGGGATACCAGAACAGTGAGCTGGTCGGCAAGTCGTGGTATAACCTCGTTCACCCCCAGGACCTGTCGCACGCCTCCACCCACCACTACCGCTTAG TGAGCGGACGGAGCGAGGCCAAGACGGAGATGGTGGTGCGCCTCCAGAGCAAAGACGGCCTGTGGGTTTGGGTCTACCTGGCTGCGCAGGTGGAGTGCGCCGAGGTCCCCGTGCTGTGCCACAACTATGCCATCAG CGAGAATGAAGCCTGGTGTCTCCGGCAGCAGTTGTCCGAGGAGGAGATGGACAATCAGTTGTTCGCCTACGCCCTGCCTGCTCCGCCGCCTGCGCTGGAGTCCCCCTCCTACTTGTCCAGCCCCGACACCGTCTTCACCCCGCTGTCTGGCACCCCGACCAGCGGCGTCTCGGCCCAGTCCTTCGACTTCAGCGGTATCTGCCTGGAGTTCGTGGAGggtcccgccgccgccgcgcccCCCGAGGAAGGGGACGGGGGACGACTTCTGGCCCCGAGAGGCCCCCAAAGCCAGGGCGAGGTGGAAAGTCTGCCCGGTACCGACCCCGGCTCGTCGGAGCTCCCGGAGCTGGCCTACGGCGACTGCGTCTTCGGGGGCGAGTCGCCCACCCCTCCTTGCACCCCTCGCCTGCCGGGCGCAGCCTTCGCCTTCGGGGGGTGCGACGGGTACGGCCCGGCCGCCGGCGAGCTCTTCTACCGCACCGAGGTGTGTGCTCCACTCTACGAGAAGCTGCCGCCGTCCCCGGATAGTCCCGGCAACGGCGGGGGCATCTGCGCCGTGATGGGATTCCCCAAACTGCGAGTTCCCCTCTCCATCCACGTCCCCAGGACCCCGGAGGGGCTCCTCACCCCCGAGGCCTCGCCCATCAAGATGCCAGCCGCCGGCTGCTTCGGCTACCTGGACGGAAAGGAACGCGCGGAGGCCATGAACTGGCTCAACCACTCGGACCCGGGCGAGATCCTCCCCGCGGGAGGATCCCCCACTCAAGCTTCCCCTCTCCCgaccgccgccgccgccgccccCTTCCTGGActtccaagaccccaagccctgGAGGGGCGTGGACTTCGCCGCGGTGAGCTACGCCCcgcaagaggaggaggaggaagacgAGGGCGACGACGTGATCGAGAACCTCCTGAAGGACCTCGAGGCCCCCGCGGTGGCCGGCGGTACCCTCGGTCCCACCTGCTCGCCGAAGGCCGGCGGCTCCGGGGGCCCCGGCGCTGCGGAGCCGGAGGCCGCGACGAGCCCGGACTCCCGCTCCGCTACCGACCTCTCCCCAGAAGAACAATCCTTCCTCGAAGAATTAGCTTCGTACGAAACAGTATTTGAGACCTATGTCTCAAGACCCCCCTGTGACGGGTTCAACGCTGAGTTGCATCAACTCCAGAGACGCAGCCAGGGATACTTCCAGCAAG ATGGAAGTGGAGGTGACGCCTCGTTCTGA